The following are encoded together in the Malaya genurostris strain Urasoe2022 chromosome 3, Malgen_1.1, whole genome shotgun sequence genome:
- the LOC131435803 gene encoding clavesin-1-like — translation MDVDTVVYSNCKNPAKYEPYRCSLSDKLLKKAKAELRETEAIREQSLAQMREWIAKSSQIKKCRTDSLFLLRFLRTKKFSVSQACEMLEKYLFIRQTYPKWFQNCNIDDPELEAVIDGGYIVPLPQKDENGRQVVLSVAGNIHINKMNSVLLTRAHYLVQEVLADDEEAQICGYTQCLDERQLSLKLMGLWSLIDIKRVAECMQNGIPIRMRSFNFIGLPSAAVTLLEFCVSLLSDKLKKRINLFRTVNDFAAKMDKRILPEEYGGTAGPIADMISQFKKRCHAKRAQLLAMDEMHIEITKTSSLYTDTCRGDLDTGIIGSFRKLEVD, via the exons ATGGACGTTGACACCGTCGTCTATAGCAACTGCAAGAACCCGGCCAAGTACGAACCGTACCGGTGTAGTCTGAGCGATAAGCTGCTAAAAAAGGCCAAAGCCGAGCTACGTGAAACCGAGGCCATTCGTGAGCAATCGTTGGCTCAAATGCGTGAATGGATCGCCAAAAGTTCGCAGATCAAGAAATGCCGCACGGATTCGTTGTTTCTGTTGCGATTTCTTCGAACGAAAAAATTTTCCGTCTCGCAGGCCTGTGAAATGTTGGAAAAGTATCTCTTCATCCGTCAGACCTACCCAAAAtggttccagaattgtaacatcGACGACCCGGAGCTAGAAGCTGTCATTGATGGCGGTTATATTGTGCCATTGCCACAGAAGGACGAAAATGGTCGCCAGGTGGTGCTCTCTGTGGCTGGCAATATTCACATAAACAAAATGAACTCAGTTCTGCTAACGCGGGCACACTATTTGGTCCAGGAGGTGCTGGCAGATGACGAAGAGGCACAAATTTGCGGCTATACCCAGTGCTTAGACGAGCGACAGCTTTCACTGAAGTTGATGGGACTGTGGTCCCTGATTGATATAAAACGGGTCGCCGAATGTATGCAGAACGGAATTCCAATCCGGATGAGGTCGTTTAACTTCATCGGGCTCCCGTCAGCGGCTGTGACACTGTTAGAGTTCTGTGTTTCCCTGTTGAGTGATAAACTGAAGAAACGAATCAAT CTCTTCCGCACCGTGAACGACTTCGCCGCAAAGATGGATAAGCGTATTCTGCCGGAGGAATACGGAGGAACCGCCGGTCCCATTGCGGACATGATTAGCCAATTCAAGAAGCGATGCCACGCGAAACGTGCCCAGCTACTGGCCATGGATGAAATGCACATCGAAATCACGAAAACTTCCTCACTCTACACGGACACCTGTCGGGGTGATCTGGACACCGGCATCATCGGCAGTTTCCGAAAGCTGGAAGTCGATTAG